AGCACGCCAATCACTTCGGCGTTGTCCTTCAGGATATCGTGCACCATCCGATCGATTTCTGCAGAGCTCCTCTTCGAATTTTCGGCCATCGAGCGAATCTCTTCGGCAACCAGGGCAAAACCTTTCCCCTGCTCGCCCGCCCGGGTCGCCTCGATGCTCGCATTCAGGGAAAGCAAATCCGTCTTCCGCGCAATTTCCTCGATCACGTTGACAACGAGCCGGATTTTATCCACTTTTCCGGCGACCCGGTACATGGGCTGGGCATAACTGCCCATCTGGGAAAGAACGGTCTGCAACTGACTGAGCGTCTGGCGGGCATGGGATTCTCCTTTTTCGGTGGCGGACTTGGCATCCGCCACCCGGGCCACTGTCCTGGCGCTCTGCGCCACCATTTCCTCCATGACCAGCAGCCCCCGATCGATCTGCTCCGCCGTCTTGGCCGCCACCGCCCCCTGTTTTTCCGATCCCCTCGCAATGATCGCGGCCGATTGCCCCACTTCCTGATTGTTCTCCGCGACCTTTCGGATCAGTCCGTTCATTTCCTCGGCGGTCTGCTGGATCTGGTTGAACAGGCGATGAACGTCCTGAATCGATTGCCGCAGCTCCTGCACCATCTGGGAGAAGATCTCCTCGAGATCCCGCAGCTCATCCAGGGACTGGATGCTCACTTCGACATTCAAATCTCCCGATCCGATCTGCCGCGCCGCATCCCGCAACCGGTTGAGACGCTTCAATACGGAGTTGGACACCATCGTCCCGAAAATCACCCCGAGCGTCATGGCGACAGCAGTGGAAATGGCCTGGGCAAGATACAGATCCCGCGTCAGCGCATTGACCACGCCGACAACGACCATAACCGCCAGGAGCAATCCGAGAAAAGACAGAATCAGCCGGTTTTTGAGGCTTGTTCTTCCCATAGCGAAACATCCTCCACCACGACAATCCAGCCGACGGGTTTCTGGGCTACCCGATGAATGGAGACGATCACCCGCCAATGGATGTTGTCATCCGCAACCTGGAAAGCGGTGGCGCTTTTTTCCGGATTCCTTGCTGCAGCTTTCATGGCTGTAACCAGACGCGCATAGGCCGCTTCGGGAAACACGGAGCCGATATGGCGGTTCAACAACGATTCGATGGATTTTTTCAGAATTCGCAGGCTCGGCGCATTCACCCGGATGATCTTGGCGTCTTTGTCCACCACCAGGATGCCCACACCGACACTTTCAACGATCCCCTCCTGAAAATCCATCATTTCGACAAGCTCTGCCGTGGATTGGCGGGGAAACATCCGTGCGGTTTCCATGATTTCCGGCGGGGCATCCGAAGCCGCCCGCTTTTCGAGCTTATCCAGAAACCGGCCGATATGCTCCGCCATGGTTTCGATCGGCCCCTTGGCGATATAATAATCCGCCCCGATTTTCTGGACATCTTCGATGGTCTCGATGAGCGATCCGGACAGGGCGATGATTGGAAAAGACTTTTCCGGAAACAGATTTCTCGTGAACTGAATGAGCTGTTTACCGTCGATCCTGGGCATGATGATATCGACAAACATGAGATCCACGGCCTCTTCCCGAAGCCGGGTGATCCCTTCCTTGCCGTCGTAGGCCTTGATCACGGCATACCCTCGTTTTTCAAGAAGATCGGAGAGAAACTCGACGAAGAAAAAATCGTTGTCTACCACCAGCGCTTTCGGTTTCATAGATTTGCCCTTCCCATCAAGCGATACAGACACGGCGGACCTCCCGGATATCGGTCAGGCCTTGAAGGACCTTGAGAATGCCGTCTTGTTTGAGTGTGCTCATGCCTTCGGACTTCGCCCTTTCGAGCAGTTCCTCCGTAGGCGCTTTGATCTTGATCAGACGCTTGATTTCCTTGGTTCCTTCCATCAATTCGTGAATTCCCATCCTTCCCTTATACCCGCTTCCCGAACAGGCCTCGCACCCGTTCGGCCGGTAGAGCACCAGATCCGGAGAATAGACGATCCCGGTCTTCTGAAAATCCTCCCGGCCATATTCATCCACGATTTCCTGGAATTCGGCCGCATCGGGATGGTATGCCTGTTTACACTGGCGGCAGAGGGTACGAACCAGCCGTTGGGCAAGCACGCCGAGAAAGGCATCCGAAAAATTCAGCGGGTTCATTCCCATGTCGAGCAGCCGGGTGACGGTTTCGGGCGCACTGTTCGTGTGCAGCGTGGAAAATACCAGATGACCCGTCAGGGATGCTTCGATCCCGATCGAGGCGGTTTCTTCGTCCCGCATTTCACCGATCATGATGACATCGGGATCGGCCCGCAGAAACGAGCGCATCACCCGCGCAAAATCGAGCCCGATCCGCGGCTTGACCTCAACCTGCCGAAGCCCTGCCTGGGTGATTTCCACCGGATCCTCGGCTGTCCATATCTTGGTTCCCGGCTTGTTGATATAGCCCAGCGCCGCATGCAGGGTCGTGGTTTTACCGGAACCCGTCGGGCCAACCACCAGAATCAGGCCATAGGGCTGAGCCACGATTTTTTTCAGAATGCCCAGATTGCGCTCGTTCAAGCCCATCTTGTCGAGCGGCATGGCGCCTGCCTTGGCGAGAATGCGCAGTACGGCATCCTCCCAGCCGCCGGCCGTTGGGATGGTGGCCACCCGCAGCTCGAAGGGTGGAACACCTTTTCGCCTGAAGACGATCTTGCCATCCTGCGGCAGCCGTCTTTCGGATATATCGAGATTGGCCAATATCTTGATACGGGAAAGCAGCCCTTTGGCCATGGTGTTCGGCACTTTCAGATACTCCTGGCAGACCCCGTCCATACGGAAACGAATCCCGGTCTTCTTGGTGACATCGGAAGGCTCGATATGAATATCCGATACGCCGCTTCGATAGGCCGTCACCAGAATCTGGTCCACCAGCCGGACAACCTGGCTCGCATTTTCATCGAGTATGGCGAGCTCTTCCTCCGGCTCTCTCTCTTCGTCGAAGGCAATATCCGGAATCAGCCGTTCCAGATCGATGCTTTCCTCTGCCGCAGAAACGGCGCTTTCATCGAAAAGGAGGTGGATGAACCGTTCGATATCCTCCCGGATGCCGACACAGAGATGGATTTGCTGGATTTTGATCAGGGCCTTGATATGATCGGTCTTGCGAATGTCTTTCGGATCATCCACCAGAATTTCGATGGTATTGTTCGACCAGTTCACCGGCACCCACATATCGTGCAGCAGGAAGGATTTCTTGAGACTGCGCGATATTTCCTTGGGCAGGTTCGCCTGCGGATCGAAAGACCGGAAAGGGCAGCCATAATACCGGGAAAGGGACTCTCCGATTTCCGGTTTGGGGATCTGAAACTCTTCGATCAGGACGGTTTCGACGCTTTTCCGGGATTTCTGGGCAATCACCAGGGCCTTCTGCAATTGCGCCGGGCTGATCAGCCGTTTGTTGATCAGTACATCGTAACGTGAGCCCGGGGTTGCCTGCGCAAGATAGCTCCGGATCTTCTCATCGATGGCCGCATTGGCCGGATCGAGCTGCATGGCGGTTTTCAGAAGTTCCAGCGCCTGATCCCTGTGATCCCTGACTTCGAGCTCCTCAGCCAGCACCACCATCTGGGCCACCTTGGATGCATTGGTCTCCGAAGATTCCAGGATGACCGGCAAGAGGCTTTCAGTCGCCTTTTTTGGGGTCATCCATTTCAGCAGGCAATCGAAATAGATGCGCAATATCCGGGGTGTTCCGGGTTCTTTTCGAAACGCCTTCTCATACTCTGCACTCGCCTGGGCAAACAGTCCCAGTTCGAATAATGCGGATGCACTCTCCAGAATGTCCTCCGTTCGGGTTTCCTGTTGCAGCTGCTGCTGCAAAATCGCCATTTCCCGGGATGAAACACTGCCGTTTACGGAAGGCTCAGCTTCCATTTCCTGAATCCGTCGTCTCGCATCGGCAGACCTTTTGAGGATTTCTTCGACCCGCGCCGGTTCGATCGATTTGGCATGCAGGAGCAGTTCGTTGCATATCCTCAGGCTTTCCTCATACAACCCCATTTCGTGGTAGACAACGGCCTCATGCATCTTGGCCGGAACCACCGAAGGATCAAATTGCGGAGAAGTGTTCACGTCTTCCTCCGGGTATCATGAAAGTCCTTCTCCCCGCGATATGGGAAAAAACCGTTGTCGCTATCGTTGCCGTAATCGTAATCGTTGTCGTTGTCGTTGTCGTAATCGTTGTCGTTGTCGTTGTCGTAATCGTCGTCGTTGTCGCTATCATTGTCGTTGTCGTTGTCGTAATCGTAATCGAATTCGCATTCGAAACTTCCCTGGCCCGTCACCCCGGCAACAACCCCACCCCGGCAACAACTGGAATCCAAAGCCCCAAAGCCAGTCGAAATCCCTCCATGACGCAACGCCTGAACGAAAACCCCTTTCTGGGTACAGCCCGAGCCTGTCGGTAGGCTGTTTGTTCATGCAGTCTCACTGTCCTTCCGCACGCCACAATCGAATCTCCGCCCGGAGCGCTCGAAATTCCGCCTGAATCAAGTTCCGCAATTCCGTCATGGCTTCAACGAAGGCATCGTGAAGCGCCGCATCCCGGGGGACCGAATCCGTACGTCCGGCGGCTGCCTCCGGCGAAGCGTCTTCACCGCTTCCATTCGCTGCCGGAGGCGCAGACAGCGGCTGCTGCTTCGGACGGTCTTCGGAAAGGGGCCGCTGAATACCCGCGGCTTGGTCCAGGCGCTCGCCTGAACCGGCCGAGCGGACCATATCCCGCAGCCGGTTGTATTCCGAAATCCGGCTCAAAAGACGCTCTTTCCGCTGGGCGGCCGGCGTCCGATCCGGATAGAAAGAAGCTTCCATATCCTGAAAAACGGCATGAAGCAGGCGGATGGCCTCCGGATGAATATCGGCTTTCCGCTTGAGGATATAATTGCCGATGCCTACGAGCAGCTCGAACCATTTGCGATTGACGGGATCATCAGCGTGCGTTTTCTGCAACCGGCCAAGCTCCAATAAAAATCCCGAAACCGTATCCTCCGAAATTTCCCAGTCAATCGATAGAACCAGGGCCTTGAGCACCTGCAGCGGATGATCGGAAAGCACACCTGCTTCTCTGGCCGAAAACGGCTCGACAAACATCTCCGAATCGTTCAGAAAGACTTCCATCTCGGATGCAGATGCCATGGGCAGGCTCCTCTATGTCAGTGACCGGTTCAGGTTTGTCATCGTCATGGCGATGATTTTCTTGAGGGTGACCACCACATTGATTCCCTTCAGCGCAGAAGCGGGGAAAGTGGGAATGTTCTTCCGGGGGTTCAGATCAGCATCCAGTTGCTCGATGGAGAGCATCGGGATACCCTGGTTTTCCAAATCCCGCTTGTTGTATTGTATCACGAACGCAATGTCCTGGATCGATTTCTTGTGACCGGCAAGGTGATCGAGCATGTTCTGAAACGATTCGATGTTGCGTTCCCGCTGCACGGCCAGCGAATCGGCCACAAAAACGATCCCGTCCACCCCTTTCAGCACGAGCCTGCGGGTCGCATCGTACTTCGCCTGCCCCGGAACCGTGTAAAGTTGAATCCGGACGTCATAGCCCCGGATCTTGCCGACATCGAAGGGCATGAAATCGAAAAACAGCGTCCGGTCCCCATGGGTTTTAATGCTGACCATCTCGGATGGAATACGGTCTCGAAACTGCTGGTATATGTATTCGAGATTGGTGGTTTTCCCACCCCTTCCCGGTCCGTAGTAAACGATTTTCGCTTGAACTTCGCGATGTTTCATGTTGATGAAGGCCAAAACAGAAACTTCCTTTCGATCGGTTAACGCTATCTCAGCCAGATGCTTCGAATATGGGCTGCCGTCTCGCTCGACTTGATCCGCAACAGGCCCAGGGTCATTTCCGGTCCGAAAATCGTCAGCATCAGCAAATCCGGGTTGATTTTCAGAAAATGCAGCGATTCCTGGGCGCCTTTGTGAAACAGCAGCGAAAACTCCTCTTCCCCGACCAGTTTGGCCATGGCCTCCACCGCTCCAAAATTGGCGGCAGCCAGGGCGGCCAGGGAATAGACATTTATGCGGGTCTTCCCGTTGTCCCGAATGGCGACGATGTTTCCCGCCATATCGATCACCATGACACAATGAACGCCGATGGCCACCAGACGATCGAGCACCCCCTCGATCTGGCCGATCTGTTCTTCTCCCATAGCATATTCGTCCAGGGTCACCGCATCCTTTTCCCGGGTCATGATCATCCCTCTCCCTTTTGCCATCCAAATGTATCCGTTCGAATGCCTGCCGGAATCAGTTTTCTACCCGCATGGCCTCTACCGGCGCCATTCTGGCGGCCACCCATGCAGGATACAGCACACCCAAAAGGCTCATCAGACACCCGAAACCCGTCGACACAACCAGCGACTGCCCAATATCCAGCCAGTTCAAACCCGTCCATGCCGGATATCCAAAACGCAGCACACCATTCGCAAGACTCGCCACAATGCCGATCACAGCCCCCATCACGGCTCCGATCGCTCCCTGAATCCCCGCTTCGAGCAAAAACAGCCGCAGGATGAACCGATCCAGTGCGCCCAGGCATTTCATGGTGCCGATTTCACGGAACCGCTCGGTGACGGCCATCAGCTGAGAATTGACGATACCGACAACACATGCCAGAAACGATAAAAAAAGGATCCATCGCTGCTTGGGGCTACTGCCGATTTTCTGGACAGCCGACGCATCCGCCTGAATATCATAGCCCGCCCGCAGGATCGCCTGCCGGAGCTCAGGCTTGCCTGTCGCAAGCAGACTGTTGAGGATCGTCAGATCCGAATCGGTAAAACTCAGAAACGCCACGGCAAGAACCAGAGAGACGGTCGTAATCATCGATCTGAAAAAACGTGCCTGAATACTTTTGACAGCGATTTCAACCGATTTTCTGAAGGGCAATACGATGATTCGATCGGATGTCCGACGATCCGAAAATGCGCCGCCCCTGCCCTTCATTGTTTCAAACAGTCCGATCATTTCCCGTCATCCGTCATCCATACCAAAACGAAAATTTCATTCCACCCGGTAACCGGTCCGACAGGCAGGTTGTTTTGAACCCAAATATTCATGGCGGTGTCGCCGCCCCCGATCATGAAAATCCGGCCGGCATTCCAGCGAAATCCGAGGGAACGGTACCAGGGAATTTCGATTACGATTACGATCACGACAACGACAACGATTATCGCCGGTATTGCAAGGGGAAGGTATTCTCACGATAAAGCCTGAAACACGAACTATCCCACATCCGTTTTCACCCTGCCTTCACGAACCCGATTGAATCGGAATGGGGCCTGCCGAACCCGAATGCCATGCTGGCGCAAGTGCCCTGCCGTAAACATTTCCGCACTGACCGGCGGTGCCTGGAACCCCGTCTGGCACCAAGATGTCACATAAGCTTCGAATTCGTCAAGTTTATTCATATAACATGCCATGTCCTGAGGGGAACCAACGGCAAAACGGTCGTTGACCCCGTCAAAACCATGGAAATCGGGAACATGCAGGTAGCGAAGGTCGATTCGATCCAAACCCTCGATCGGCGATGCAAAGAGAATATCCGGTCTGCAACGGATGAGAACATCGTAAACGCATCCGGTTTCCGCCTGGTACTCTGCCAATAACCGGTAACATTGCTTCAACCCGTTCAATTGCTGCAGATAGCGCTGCACGCCGGTTTTAAGGCTGCAATGGATGCCGTTCCGGAGAACGCCTTCATCAAGAACATGATCCGGTTCCGCTTTCCACCGGACGGGATGCAGGAGCGAGACATGCCGCGCATGACCGTCATCCGGAGCAAAAACGAAAACATCGCAGGAGGGAAGCTTTGAAATCAGCATCTGAACCAAATTTTCCGCTGTAACCCTCAGGTGACGCACACTGCCGGAAACGAGCAGCGCAAAGCGCCGATGCGGTCCGCACCTCGGCCAATCGTCCGGAGGCCGGGCTTTTTCGAACCCGCTGCATGATCGAAACCGAAAGAACGGGTGGGCTCGATCGACCTGAGACCACAATCGGCTATCGGGTAAATAGGAAGACTTCTTTCTGCAGGGATTGCCGCAAACCGGCTCGATTTGATTGGGGCTGCTCACGGGAAGCCGGCTGCCGAGCTCCGGAGCAAGGGCCATGCGGAGAAAATTTGTTGGAATGTTCCAGTAACGCTTTTTCTGAACATAGCTTCGACGCGTCGTGTTCCGGGTCAGGATGAGATTGCACTGGAGGCGATGCTCCGGGTAGAACAGGGTGCACAGATGGGCCACCAGCAATTGGGAATAGAGCCAGGATTCGGCATCGAAGCCCGTATAATAGGGCAACAGCAACGGCAGGGTTTCCCGATGGAAGGCATTCATCAGGGCGTCGAAATTGTGGCCGAGGTTGACGATACGATCCGCTTCCGTATGCTGCCAGGAATAGCGGGTATATCCGACCGCAGGCTCCCAGTCCAGCAGCCATGCTTCGAAGGTGCGAAAGGGGTTTCCCGTCAGCGGCACGCCAAGACTTTTGGCCAGATCGGTGTCTTCCTTGATCCGGATGTCTTCATCCAGGAAAATATAGTAGCGGTAGTCGGCGGCTCCACATTGAACCCGCCTGCATGCCTCGGCCAGCAGAGCATTTCTGCCTTCGTTCCAGGAACTTCCCGGAAGAAACAGCGCCCCGGGCCAGTCGGCAGGTGTTTTCCACGTCAGCAGGATGATGTCATTCTTTTCATCCGGAAGCTCGCAATAGGGCATGTGGTGCGATGCCTGAATCAGATAGACGAAAGGTTTCATGATGCATCCCCGTTGCCGGGCTACCGCTCATCCTTCATTTCGTTTTCACGGGTTGTTTCGAAATCCATTCCGCCATCTCGGCAAGCCGTTTCGATAATGGCGCATAGCCTTCGGCAAATACGGCATAATCCCCGCCGCCGGCCATGGCCGCCGTAAACCGGATGTTGTTGGCGTCGTAAAGCCACAAGCCACTCCAGAGCTTTTCGATGGGCTCATCGAAAAGGCTCTCCGGGGCGCCTTTGGCCAGTTTCCGTTTCCAGATTTCGACCATCATGTCGGTCGCCGTTTTCGTCAGGCTGTGTGTTCGTTGGATGGTGCCCTCAAACCGCTGCCAATGGCCGCTCACCCAGGATGTGCCGTGACATGCCCTGCAGATTGTCTGCATGGTTTCGGTGCGTTTTCGCTGTTCCTTCTGGTCGATCAAATACGTCTTGGCGATTCCGCCCCCCAGATCCGTCGGCAGCGGTTGACCGTCGGCATTCCGGATAACCGTCACATCGGGTAGAATCGGTTGTGGATGCGGGTAAGGAAGCCCGAAAATCCGCCAGGCCAGACGATTGTTCATCCGGTGGGTTCGCTCGGCCACAACGTTGCCGTCTTCCGAAACCAGAAGACTGATATGGCACCCGGCGCATGTCGGCGCCGTAAAATCCTTGCCGATGACCCACGGGCTCGATCCCATATTCCATTTCCCCTGCATGGCAGCGGCGATATTTCCGTGTTTGCTCGCATCGTACACCTTATAGGCGGGGACATCGGGACCGTTATGGCATTCCTTGCACGTCGCCGGTTTTCTGGCCACCGCCTGGGGGAATGCATGGCGGGGATGGCAGGCCGTGCATGCTCCCAAACTTCCGTCGGGATTGACCCGGCCCACACCGTTGTTGGGCCATCCGGAGATGACCGGAAAGGCCATTTCCCCCATATCCGTATCCCGGCTGACAGATCCGGTCACCTCCATCTTCGTTCCATGGCAGTAGTAACAGGCAACAGCCTCTGTCCCCAAGGCAGATGCTGCACTTTCGGCAGGTTTCAACTGGGCGGGAGAGAGCATGGAACGCTGCAAATCCCGGTACACGGCATTATCCGCCAGGTTGCGATAGGCATGTGACATGATGTTGTCGTTGTATTGATCCCTCTCCGTCGTATGGCACACGGCGCAGTCGCGGGGAGTCACGACCGGGTGAATATCGAAGCCATTGTGGCTGACCGTATCCCGATGGGCATCCGCATTCAATGTGTGGCACTCGGCGCAACCGACGGTCGTTTCCATCAGCGCATCCGGAACAATCTGGGTGATGATTTTCCGGTTGCGATCCTTGACATCGATCGCCTGTTTGGGGGTGACGAGAGCATGCCGGCTGTTCTTCCAGTCCGAAACGATGCCGGGATGAAGACTCTCGTGGCAATCGAGACATTGTCGCGTCGCCTCACTGACAGGAATTTCACCGGCCGATACGGGGTATTCCGGGGATAAAATCACCATGAAAATCATCAGAACAATCAATCGGAGTTTCCTGCGGAAGTTCCTGCTGGCGAGACAATCACCGTGATTCATTTCTCCTCCCTGGTTCCAATCCTTAGCAGTAGTCGTTCTCCCACTCGCGATCCTTATCCTTATCCTTATCGTTGTCGTTGTCGTTGTCGTAATCGAAGTCGTACTCTCAAGCTCTATCGTTAACCCTCGCCATTGCTATCTCTATCGTTATCGCTATCGCTATCGTTATCGTTGTCGTTGTCGTTGTCGTTGTCGTAATCGAAGTCGTTGTGTCTATCTCTATTTTTATCGCTATCGTTAAGGCTCGCTATCGTTGTCGCTATCGCTATCGTTGTCGTAATCGTAATCGCAATCGATATCTCTCCCAATCCCCATCCCAATCCCCATCCCAATTCTAATTCTAATCCCAATTCTCATCCTCATCCCCCAATCCCTTCTAAACCGCCATACGCCCCACAATCCTCCCTCACGCCGTGTTCGTGCCGTGCCAGCATCGTCAGCATCGAAACGATTCGCACCAACATCGTCTTGCCTTCCTCGCTGTCATCCGGGGTCAGCATTTCGCAAGCCGCAAGACAGTCCTGAATTGCGGAGCACTCCAGCGCCGATCCACGAGCGATTTCGAAAAAACGACGTCGATCCGAATCCGTCCCTTTCCCGTTCCCCTCGGCAATGTTCAGGGGAATCGATTGGGAAGCGCGAAGCAACTGATCCCTGGCGTGTCGATCCGCCCCTTGCAGTCTTTTTGCCAGCCGGTAAGCCCAGGCGACATACTGGATCGAAAGGCGGTAGACGTCAAGTTGTTCATGGCCGAACGGCATGGGAAGCCCTGTTGGGTTTGGAATGACGATGAATGTTCGATTACGGATATGACTGGGGTTAGAACTTCGATTACGACTGCGATTACGGTTACGACTGCGATTAGAACTTCGATTACGATTACGACAACGACAACGACAACGATAGCGATAGTGAGCATTAACGGTAGCGATAGAGATAGAGACAACGACCTCGATTACGACTACGACAACGATAGCGATAGCGACAACGATAGCGACAACGACAACGATAGCGAGCGTTAACGATAGCGATAAAGATAGAGATCGACACAACGACTTCGATTACGATTACGACAACGACAACGACAACGACAACGATAGCGATAGCGATAGCGATAGTGAGCGTTAACGATAGCGATAGAGATAGAGACAACGACCTCGATTACGACTACGACAACGATAGTGATAGTGATAGTGATAGTGAAAACGACTTCGATTACGGCAACAATTCGGTAAACGAACGTCGATTGTTTAACAGGAACAACGCAGCAAGGCGCAGCGGATGATCTCCACTGCGGTATCGAAAGACAGAAATTCCGTATTGATCACCAGGTCGTAATTGACCGGATCGGAGACATCCGCATTAAAGGATTTCCGGATGAAAGCCTTGCGCCTGGCCTCCCGCATGTTGACCCGCTTTTTGGCCTCTTCTTCCGAGATGCCGAACATTTTGGCGATATTCTGAATCCGAACGTCCAGAGGAGAGACAATGCGCACCGCAAGCCTTTCGTTGGGCGGAATGATGAAATTCGCCCCCCGGCCCACAATCACGGCATGGCCATGTTTACCGATCACCCCGACCACCCGCATCAGGTGTTCCAGATAAACGCCCGGCCACAGATAGCGCTTGTTGACGATGGAGGCGATGAAATCCTCCACCCCTGAAAGCCTTTCCTTCTCGATCGATTCGATCACCGAAATTCCGACGTCTGCACTGTTGGCGATTTCGGTAATGATGTCCCGATTGAACAAGTCATATCCCATG
This genomic window from Desulfatirhabdium butyrativorans DSM 18734 contains:
- a CDS encoding methyl-accepting chemotaxis protein is translated as MGRTSLKNRLILSFLGLLLAVMVVVGVVNALTRDLYLAQAISTAVAMTLGVIFGTMVSNSVLKRLNRLRDAARQIGSGDLNVEVSIQSLDELRDLEEIFSQMVQELRQSIQDVHRLFNQIQQTAEEMNGLIRKVAENNQEVGQSAAIIARGSEKQGAVAAKTAEQIDRGLLVMEEMVAQSARTVARVADAKSATEKGESHARQTLSQLQTVLSQMGSYAQPMYRVAGKVDKIRLVVNVIEEIARKTDLLSLNASIEATRAGEQGKGFALVAEEIRSMAENSKRSSAEIDRMVHDILKDNAEVIGVLQKSQEGIGKGEAIIHNVIETFGNMLAGVDKIYAEVKQIEEITDKQVRQMRRFLDQFAELANLAEENRKVALRTISAVRRQHQDMKSMVTTVNALNGLTGQMVEAKRRFRIAAEP
- a CDS encoding response regulator yields the protein MKPKALVVDNDFFFVEFLSDLLEKRGYAVIKAYDGKEGITRLREEAVDLMFVDIIMPRIDGKQLIQFTRNLFPEKSFPIIALSGSLIETIEDVQKIGADYYIAKGPIETMAEHIGRFLDKLEKRAASDAPPEIMETARMFPRQSTAELVEMMDFQEGIVESVGVGILVVDKDAKIIRVNAPSLRILKKSIESLLNRHIGSVFPEAAYARLVTAMKAAARNPEKSATAFQVADDNIHWRVIVSIHRVAQKPVGWIVVVEDVSLWEEQASKTG
- a CDS encoding ATPase, T2SS/T4P/T4SS family, whose product is MNTSPQFDPSVVPAKMHEAVVYHEMGLYEESLRICNELLLHAKSIEPARVEEILKRSADARRRIQEMEAEPSVNGSVSSREMAILQQQLQQETRTEDILESASALFELGLFAQASAEYEKAFRKEPGTPRILRIYFDCLLKWMTPKKATESLLPVILESSETNASKVAQMVVLAEELEVRDHRDQALELLKTAMQLDPANAAIDEKIRSYLAQATPGSRYDVLINKRLISPAQLQKALVIAQKSRKSVETVLIEEFQIPKPEIGESLSRYYGCPFRSFDPQANLPKEISRSLKKSFLLHDMWVPVNWSNNTIEILVDDPKDIRKTDHIKALIKIQQIHLCVGIREDIERFIHLLFDESAVSAAEESIDLERLIPDIAFDEEREPEEELAILDENASQVVRLVDQILVTAYRSGVSDIHIEPSDVTKKTGIRFRMDGVCQEYLKVPNTMAKGLLSRIKILANLDISERRLPQDGKIVFRRKGVPPFELRVATIPTAGGWEDAVLRILAKAGAMPLDKMGLNERNLGILKKIVAQPYGLILVVGPTGSGKTTTLHAALGYINKPGTKIWTAEDPVEITQAGLRQVEVKPRIGLDFARVMRSFLRADPDVIMIGEMRDEETASIGIEASLTGHLVFSTLHTNSAPETVTRLLDMGMNPLNFSDAFLGVLAQRLVRTLCRQCKQAYHPDAAEFQEIVDEYGREDFQKTGIVYSPDLVLYRPNGCEACSGSGYKGRMGIHELMEGTKEIKRLIKIKAPTEELLERAKSEGMSTLKQDGILKVLQGLTDIREVRRVCIA
- a CDS encoding GTP-binding protein codes for the protein MAFINMKHREVQAKIVYYGPGRGGKTTNLEYIYQQFRDRIPSEMVSIKTHGDRTLFFDFMPFDVGKIRGYDVRIQLYTVPGQAKYDATRRLVLKGVDGIVFVADSLAVQRERNIESFQNMLDHLAGHKKSIQDIAFVIQYNKRDLENQGIPMLSIEQLDADLNPRKNIPTFPASALKGINVVVTLKKIIAMTMTNLNRSLT
- a CDS encoding roadblock/LC7 domain-containing protein; its protein translation is MAKGRGMIMTREKDAVTLDEYAMGEEQIGQIEGVLDRLVAIGVHCVMVIDMAGNIVAIRDNGKTRINVYSLAALAAANFGAVEAMAKLVGEEEFSLLFHKGAQESLHFLKINPDLLMLTIFGPEMTLGLLRIKSSETAAHIRSIWLR
- a CDS encoding ABC transporter permease, translated to MIGLFETMKGRGGAFSDRRTSDRIIVLPFRKSVEIAVKSIQARFFRSMITTVSLVLAVAFLSFTDSDLTILNSLLATGKPELRQAILRAGYDIQADASAVQKIGSSPKQRWILFLSFLACVVGIVNSQLMAVTERFREIGTMKCLGALDRFILRLFLLEAGIQGAIGAVMGAVIGIVASLANGVLRFGYPAWTGLNWLDIGQSLVVSTGFGCLMSLLGVLYPAWVAARMAPVEAMRVEN
- a CDS encoding multiheme c-type cytochrome; this translates as MIVLMIFMVILSPEYPVSAGEIPVSEATRQCLDCHESLHPGIVSDWKNSRHALVTPKQAIDVKDRNRKIITQIVPDALMETTVGCAECHTLNADAHRDTVSHNGFDIHPVVTPRDCAVCHTTERDQYNDNIMSHAYRNLADNAVYRDLQRSMLSPAQLKPAESAASALGTEAVACYYCHGTKMEVTGSVSRDTDMGEMAFPVISGWPNNGVGRVNPDGSLGACTACHPRHAFPQAVARKPATCKECHNGPDVPAYKVYDASKHGNIAAAMQGKWNMGSSPWVIGKDFTAPTCAGCHISLLVSEDGNVVAERTHRMNNRLAWRIFGLPYPHPQPILPDVTVIRNADGQPLPTDLGGGIAKTYLIDQKEQRKRTETMQTICRACHGTSWVSGHWQRFEGTIQRTHSLTKTATDMMVEIWKRKLAKGAPESLFDEPIEKLWSGLWLYDANNIRFTAAMAGGGDYAVFAEGYAPLSKRLAEMAEWISKQPVKTK
- a CDS encoding four helix bundle protein: MPFGHEQLDVYRLSIQYVAWAYRLAKRLQGADRHARDQLLRASQSIPLNIAEGNGKGTDSDRRRFFEIARGSALECSAIQDCLAACEMLTPDDSEEGKTMLVRIVSMLTMLARHEHGVREDCGAYGGLEGIGG
- a CDS encoding AAA family ATPase → MSEEQEHHESFEAFIKEVVQKWGREGKKDVPAGTQSVSVVTISSEPGSGGQIIAEGISRRMGYDLFNRDIITEIANSADVGISVIESIEKERLSGVEDFIASIVNKRYLWPGVYLEHLMRVVGVIGKHGHAVIVGRGANFIIPPNERLAVRIVSPLDVRIQNIAKMFGISEEEAKKRVNMREARRKAFIRKSFNADVSDPVNYDLVINTEFLSFDTAVEIIRCALLRCSC